The Sorex araneus isolate mSorAra2 chromosome X, mSorAra2.pri, whole genome shotgun sequence DNA segment GACCGCTCTTAGAACAAAGGATTAGTATCAAATTTTGCGTGAAATTAGACAAATCTGCGAGTAAAACTCACCATCTTTTAAAAGAAGCCTCTGGGGATGAAGTCATGTCAAGGGCCAGAGTTTTGACTGGCACAAAATGTTTAAAGAAGGGCGGGAAGATGTTCGAGATGATGCCCGCAGTGGTCGTGTCCAGTCACCCACCAGTTGGATGAAAATATTCAGAAGGTCAAGGACTTAGTTTGTTCAAACAGGCAGCTAACTGTGAGAATGATGGCCGAAGAGTTAAATTTAGATAAGGAAACCGCTAGACTCATTCTGAAAGAAAACTTGAACATGAGTAAAGTTTCTGCAAGAGTCATACTGGGTATTTTGAAGACTGTGTCTAAACCTGGAAAACTTGACTTCCCGTGTGACCTTTCTGTGGAAACTTGGGAAAATTGTCCTTGCTTGCGGGAAAGGGTAGCACATCCTGAGACCAGTAGTCATCAGCTTGAAGGGGAAAGGCCTCTGCTTGGATCCCGTCCTAGGCTGTCCTGCCCGGCCAGCCACCATCTGCGGGCCTCATCCTCAGGCAGCTTTCACCCAGGGGCTGCTCAGGATTGGTTACAGCTGTGGTGAGGCGGATCAGCCCGAGTTAGAAATCTGCCTCGCCATGTGCCACCGGCATTATCTGCTCATCTGTTTTGTCTTCTCTTCCACTCCTCCCCATCATGGACCTTCTGTGTGTAACTTCCCACGCAGACCTTAAGTCTTTCTTGCTGATCACCCTTTGACTGTTGACTTTTGTTTGTTGGGCTGTTGACTTGCTTGTTTGGGCTTTCTTCTGTGCACCCATTTGGAATCTCTTTACTGCTCCGACCTTAGCTGATCACCCTCCTGTTCTTTGAGGGGGACATTgagcctcaggggaccatctcaGTGCGAGGTGGGAGCTTTCTCTGAGTCTTTCTCTGCTCTGGAAGGCAAATTCTGCTGAGAGGAAAACCAAAGGTCTGCAGTTCCCAGCCTGCTTTGTAGTCAGGGCATGAGGTATGGTACGGAAGACTGGGGCATGGCAGTGTGGGACCCTTCAGAACCCAGATCTTGGATGCTGAAAATGATCTCACAGAACTGGCTGAATTTccttcttgttctgttttttttttttccttgcctgCTGCTTTGGTTATTCCCTGTGTTGCAAGAGAAATAAGGGGATCCTAGGAAATAAAGACCAAAGGGACTCAGGACCAGAATGTGATGTGTGGGGAGAAAGACCAGTGCCACTCTAGACTGAATTAGGGAGTCTGCTgttggcctggagtgatagtatagcaattagggcggttgccttgcatgtgactggttcaggttcaatccccaggcacCCTATAAAGtcccctgggcacaaagccaggagtaagtcctgcataAGAAATGCCAACACTGGCAGGTGTCTTGAGCACTTGAATTTTTTAGAATCCTGCAAGACATGGGCCACTTGAAATTAATGACAAGATCTCCAAGGGTTGGATGGGCTTCTTGAGTGAGGTATTTCTGAACTGAATCCAAATGGAGAGATGAGATGGGCGAGGAACTTGGGAGAAGCAGCCCCAGCAGGGGAACAGAATAATATTCTAAGCCTGCATCTGTAGCAAAATGATGACTCTTGGCTGAAATGGCAAAGTCAAAACAGTAAGATAATGGTAATTGCAGAAGATAAGTTGCATAGGGGAATTTGCTTCCTCTCCTTTGTGCCCAGCTCTGCCAGTAATTCGTACATTGCTTCCCCTGGGTCTGTGGCTAGGCTGATAATCATTTGTTTGCTTATCTGATTTTCTCATCAGACCCTCCAGAAAGCAGTCTCTGCAAATTCATACCCTTTTTATCTTATCCTGTCTCTCTGCCAGGACTTACGAATTAAAACTTTCCTTAGACAGGTTTCAAGTAATACACAAAGACTGGAAACATGTCAGATATTTGGAAGTGCAAGGGGAAGGAGGATGGAAAGTCACAGCATTTTTTTAGGTTTAGCCAATAACTTTTACCCATGGGAATTTTTACACATAACTTCTattaattaataagtaaatgaatcacaaatcacgaaatcccgttggtcatcgaatTCCTCAaggggtctcagtaacctctccatttgtcctatccctgagattttagaagcctctctctacttggccttcccaacgatgctgcattggaggctctttcagggtcaggggaatgagatccagctggttactggctttggcatatggatacaccatgggaagcttgcaaggctgtcccacgtgggcaggaaactctcagtagcttgctattttctcccagagggagaagtaggttataagatatccttctgggagcttgcttttaagtctctggatgttggccgttgatgggattacacacacctgggttcctctgccggtaccttcatgcgtgaggcttgtccaaacgtgtggagaggggccttgagcatgactgtcgctttaaacttctttttttcttctttttttttttgctttttgggtcacacccggcattgcacaggggttagtcctggctcatgcactcaggaatcactcctggcggtgctcgggggaccatatgggatgctgggaatcaaacccaggtcagctgtgtgcaaggcaaacgccctacccactgtgctatcactccagcccctgtggcttTAAACTTCTACCTATCTAGTAATTTCTAGACATTCTATTCCATTTCATCTTCCTGTACTAGATGAGGTATTTTTCCCTCAGGCCTTTTCCATCAGGGGCACTACACATCTGGAACAAAACCTGCACTGCTGGGCCCCAattgatagtgcagcaggttaggtatttgcattgcatgcagctgatccacaTTCAATCCgcacaccccatatggccctcctgggcccgccaggaatgatcccagagtgcagagtcagtgaGAACCCATGATGTGGCCCAACCACACCCACCCCTGTTAGGGATGCCGAGGGCGGAACCTGTACTGTTGACTCTTGCAACTTGGTTTCTGAACCTTATCGTAATCCTTGCTCGGGATCAGTGGTTGCAAAACTCTCCGCTCCTAGGCCTGGATTTGGAACCCACATCTCTACCTATAGACATTTCCTCTAACCTGTTATAGCGGAGACATCCTGAGAGAACTTATTGCTCAGTTCATCCCAATTCTGTGAAAAGGGAAGAAGTGACCTTGCCATATAGGCTGGACCAAGATCATGCTGCTGTATACGCAGTGTGTGGTACCAATGTTGAGTGCTGAAGGTGTACCCAAGTGGTAGAGTAGTTTGCAAGTGCAAAgctctggattccatccctggcactgccctgccTTCTATTCCGGTAGAAGCAGCACTGCCAT contains these protein-coding regions:
- the GVQW3 gene encoding LOW QUALITY PROTEIN: protein GVQW3 (The sequence of the model RefSeq protein was modified relative to this genomic sequence to represent the inferred CDS: inserted 1 base in 1 codon; deleted 2 bases in 1 codon) — its product is MQFSLLKVAAVIPLLQKPPEAVKDRGGETTSLTDLRIPGRLTCCKQRISIKFCVKLDKSASKTHHLLKEASGDEVMSRARXFDWHKMFKEGREDVRDDARSGRPVTHQLDENIQKVKDLVCSNRQLTVRMMAEELNLDKETARLILKENLNMSKVSARVILGILKTVSKPGKLDFPCDLSVETWENCPCLRERIVICVFWVCTVDKFSTSNDSVPHLSLLYGTSGNESITSCFPISSLAATLAPIKDMSMQLIKSNLEALWCCSSEELPAPHTVVAQLRRWSQAHRSF